Proteins from a genomic interval of Treponema succinifaciens DSM 2489:
- a CDS encoding DUF192 domain-containing protein, whose product MKKFKFFAFFAVCVFFPFFVSCQNKKFNLSVEEIEILTSAGNSVFVKAEIAQKEEERNYGFMNRKNIPEGTGMLFVFEKDQVLSFWMKNTPHPLSIAYIDRSGKIQNIFDMTPFSLAPVKSTRSVRYALEVPQGWFEKTGIKTGDKIVLD is encoded by the coding sequence ATGAAAAAGTTTAAGTTTTTTGCATTTTTTGCGGTTTGCGTTTTTTTTCCTTTTTTTGTTTCGTGCCAGAATAAGAAATTTAATCTTTCTGTAGAAGAAATTGAAATTTTAACTTCAGCAGGCAATTCTGTTTTTGTAAAAGCCGAGATTGCCCAAAAAGAAGAAGAGCGCAACTACGGATTTATGAACCGCAAAAATATTCCAGAAGGAACAGGAATGCTCTTTGTTTTTGAAAAAGATCAGGTTTTAAGTTTCTGGATGAAAAACACACCGCATCCGCTTTCAATTGCCTACATTGATAGATCTGGAAAAATTCAGAATATTTTTGATATGACGCCTTTTAGCCTTGCGCCTGTAAAAAGCACTCGTTCTGTAAGATATGCTTTGGAGGTTCCTCAGGGTTGGTTTGAAAAAACTGGAATAAAAACTGGCGATAAAATTGTTTTAGATTAA